The following are from one region of the Carnobacterium gallinarum DSM 4847 genome:
- the rpsM gene encoding 30S ribosomal protein S13, producing MARISGVDIPRDKRVVISLTYIYGIGKNTAIKILKAADVSEEIRVRELTNDQLDRIRAEIDSYKVEGDLRREVNLNIKRLIEIGSYRGMRHRRGLPVRGQNTKNNARTRKGPARTVAGKKK from the coding sequence ATGGCTCGTATATCAGGAGTTGATATTCCGCGTGACAAACGTGTAGTAATATCTTTAACTTATATTTATGGAATCGGTAAAAACACAGCAATCAAAATTTTGAAAGCTGCAGACGTATCAGAAGAAATTCGCGTACGTGAATTAACAAATGATCAATTAGATCGCATCCGTGCTGAGATTGATTCGTATAAAGTTGAAGGAGATCTTCGTCGTGAAGTAAACCTAAACATTAAACGTTTAATCGAAATCGGATCATACCGAGGCATGCGTCATCGTCGTGGTTTACCAGTTCGTGGACAAAACACGAAAAACAACGCTCGTACTCGCAAAGGCCCAGCTAGAACAGTTGCAGGCAAGAAAAAATAA
- the rpmD gene encoding 50S ribosomal protein L30, translating into MANLEITLKRSVIGRPQNQRDTVKHLGLTKINSTVVKPANDAIKGMVNTVSHLVDVKEV; encoded by the coding sequence ATGGCTAATTTAGAAATTACTTTAAAACGTAGCGTGATCGGACGTCCTCAAAACCAACGTGATACTGTTAAACATTTAGGCTTAACTAAAATTAACAGTACAGTTGTGAAACCTGCTAATGATGCAATCAAAGGTATGGTTAACACTGTTTCACATTTAGTGGACGTAAAAGAAGTTTAA
- a CDS encoding PTS mannitol transporter subunit IICB has translation MEALNEKRGNKSKESTKVSTKVRAQKVGTFLSNMVIPNIGAFISWGLLTALFIPKGYFPNESLAQMVSPMITYLLPLLIGYTGGKMIAGHRGGVIGAVASMGVIVGTDVPMFIGAMIMGPIAGWSIKKFDDTFQSKIRVGFEMLVNNFSSGIIGFTLAILGYLAIGPLVTSVMKVLSSGIEFMINANLLPLVNVFTEPGKVIFLNNAINHGILGPLGVEQAAETGKSVLFILSANPGPGFGVLLAYMLFGKGTAKASAPGAAIIQFIGGIHELYFPYVLMKPLMILAVIAGGVAGTFTFTILDTGLVATASPGSIISVIAMTPKGEYLQILAGVSASIAASFVVAMLILKADRSTTEEDFESNVEKMQAMKAESKGKEVKTTLVSANDELSADTVKRIIFACDAGMGSSAMGASILRNKVKKAGLDIAVTNSAISNLTDEVGTLIVTQIELAPRALEKTPSGLHETVDNFLSSPKYDEIVSKLSES, from the coding sequence ATGGAAGCGTTAAATGAAAAAAGAGGGAACAAAAGTAAAGAATCGACAAAAGTTTCAACTAAGGTTCGGGCCCAGAAAGTTGGAACATTTTTAAGTAATATGGTTATTCCAAATATTGGAGCATTTATCTCATGGGGGTTATTAACAGCCTTATTTATTCCAAAGGGCTACTTTCCAAATGAATCATTAGCACAAATGGTTTCACCTATGATTACCTATTTATTGCCATTATTGATTGGATATACAGGTGGAAAAATGATTGCAGGACATCGCGGTGGCGTTATTGGAGCAGTTGCTTCGATGGGGGTTATTGTTGGTACCGATGTACCTATGTTTATTGGTGCGATGATTATGGGACCTATTGCGGGTTGGTCAATTAAGAAATTCGATGATACTTTCCAATCAAAAATTAGAGTTGGATTTGAGATGTTAGTTAATAATTTCTCAAGTGGAATTATCGGTTTTACTTTAGCAATTCTGGGTTATTTAGCAATTGGACCGTTGGTTACGTCAGTGATGAAAGTACTAAGTAGTGGTATTGAATTTATGATTAATGCAAATCTATTGCCTTTGGTAAATGTTTTTACAGAACCGGGGAAAGTTATTTTCTTGAATAATGCAATTAATCATGGTATTTTAGGACCTTTAGGAGTGGAACAAGCAGCTGAAACAGGTAAGTCAGTATTATTCATCTTATCTGCTAACCCTGGACCTGGTTTTGGTGTATTATTAGCTTATATGCTATTTGGCAAAGGAACAGCTAAAGCTTCTGCACCAGGAGCAGCGATTATTCAATTCATTGGTGGAATACATGAACTTTATTTCCCATATGTCTTAATGAAACCTTTGATGATTTTAGCAGTAATAGCTGGTGGTGTGGCAGGTACATTTACGTTTACAATTCTAGATACAGGATTAGTAGCAACGGCTTCTCCAGGTTCGATTATTTCCGTTATAGCGATGACACCTAAAGGAGAGTATTTGCAGATTTTGGCTGGTGTATCAGCTTCGATTGCAGCTTCATTCGTTGTCGCAATGTTAATCTTAAAGGCTGATCGTAGTACAACAGAAGAGGATTTTGAAAGCAATGTTGAAAAAATGCAAGCGATGAAAGCTGAATCAAAAGGAAAAGAAGTGAAAACTACATTAGTTTCTGCTAATGATGAATTATCTGCTGACACTGTCAAACGAATTATTTTTGCTTGTGACGCAGGAATGGGATCCAGTGCAATGGGCGCATCTATCTTGCGAAATAAAGTTAAAAAAGCTGGTTTAGATATAGCTGTTACCAATTCAGCCATTAGTAATCTGACGGATGAAGTTGGAACTTTAATTGTTACGCAAATCGAGCTAGCGCCAAGAGCATTAGAAAAAACACCAAGTGGGCTTCATGAAACTGTAGATAATTTCTTAAGTAGTCCTAAATATGATGAAATTGTTAGCAAATTAAGTGAATCGTAA
- the rpsE gene encoding 30S ribosomal protein S5: MVYIDPSHLELEDRVVAINRVTKVVKGGRRLRFAALVVVGDRNGHVGFGTGKAQEVPEAIRKAIEDAKKNLIEVPMVDSTIPHEVIGRFGGGNILMKPAVAGSGVSAGGPVRAVLELAGVADITSKSLGSSTPINMVRATVQGLTQLKRVEEVAKLRGKSVEEILG, from the coding sequence ATGGTTTATATTGATCCATCACATTTGGAATTAGAAGATCGTGTTGTTGCTATTAACCGCGTAACTAAAGTAGTTAAAGGTGGACGTCGTTTACGTTTTGCTGCATTAGTTGTTGTAGGTGATAGAAATGGACATGTAGGTTTCGGTACTGGTAAAGCTCAAGAAGTACCTGAAGCTATCCGTAAAGCAATTGAAGATGCTAAGAAGAATCTGATTGAAGTACCAATGGTAGATTCAACAATTCCTCACGAAGTTATCGGACGCTTTGGCGGCGGAAACATCTTAATGAAACCAGCCGTAGCCGGTTCTGGGGTCAGCGCTGGAGGACCTGTTCGTGCAGTCCTTGAGTTAGCAGGTGTTGCTGATATTACAAGTAAATCTCTTGGCTCAAGCACTCCAATTAACATGGTTCGTGCAACAGTTCAAGGTTTAACTCAATTAAAACGTGTCGAAGAAGTTGCTAAACTTCGCGGCAAATCTGTAGAAGAAATTCTAGGATAA
- the rpsK gene encoding 30S ribosomal protein S11 gives MAGKKVVRKRRVKKNVEVGIAHIRSTFNNTIVMITDAHGNAISWSSAGALGFRGSKKSTPFAAQLAAETAAKACMEHGMKTVEVAVKGPGSGREAAIRSLQATGLEVTAIRDVTPVPHNGCRPPKRRRV, from the coding sequence ATGGCAGGAAAGAAAGTTGTACGTAAACGTCGTGTGAAAAAGAATGTAGAAGTTGGGATTGCACATATCCGCTCTACTTTCAATAATACAATTGTAATGATTACCGATGCTCATGGAAATGCAATTTCATGGTCTTCAGCAGGAGCATTAGGCTTCCGCGGATCTAAGAAATCTACTCCATTCGCTGCTCAATTAGCTGCAGAAACTGCTGCTAAAGCATGTATGGAACACGGTATGAAAACAGTTGAAGTTGCTGTTAAAGGTCCTGGTTCAGGACGTGAAGCTGCAATTCGTTCATTACAAGCTACTGGTTTAGAAGTTACTGCAATTCGTGACGTAACTCCAGTTCCTCATAATGGATGCCGCCCTCCAAAACGCCGTCGTGTTTAA
- the rplQ gene encoding 50S ribosomal protein L17 — protein sequence MGYRKLGRTSSQRKAMLRDLTTDLIINERIVTTEARAKEIRSTTEKMITLGKRGDLHARRQAASFVRNETASVKEDGDKIVVESALQKLFSDIAPRYAERQGGYTRIMKTEPRRGDAAPMVIIELV from the coding sequence ATGGGTTACCGTAAATTAGGACGTACAAGTTCTCAACGTAAAGCAATGTTACGTGATTTAACGACTGACTTAATCATTAACGAACGTATTGTTACAACTGAAGCTCGTGCTAAAGAGATTCGTTCGACTACTGAGAAAATGATTACTTTAGGTAAACGTGGCGATTTACACGCACGTCGTCAAGCAGCTAGCTTTGTTCGTAATGAAACAGCTTCTGTTAAAGAAGATGGCGATAAAATCGTTGTTGAATCTGCTTTACAAAAATTATTTAGTGATATTGCACCTCGTTACGCTGAGCGTCAAGGTGGATATACACGTATTATGAAAACTGAACCTCGCCGCGGAGACGCTGCACCAATGGTTATCATTGAATTGGTTTAA
- the rplO gene encoding 50S ribosomal protein L15, which yields MKLHELKPAEGSRKVRNRVGRGTSSGNGKTSGRGQKGQNSRSGGGVRLGFEGGQTPLFRRLPKRGFTNINRKEFAIVNLDTLNRFENGTEVTPALLVESGIIKNEKSGIKVLGNGVVERKLTVKASKFSEAAEKAIVAAGGSIEVI from the coding sequence ATGAAACTTCATGAATTAAAACCTGCAGAGGGTTCTCGTAAAGTACGTAACCGTGTTGGTCGAGGAACTTCATCAGGTAATGGTAAAACATCAGGTCGTGGTCAAAAAGGACAAAACTCACGTTCAGGTGGTGGCGTACGTTTAGGATTTGAAGGTGGACAAACACCTTTATTCCGTCGTTTACCAAAACGTGGATTTACAAATATTAACCGTAAAGAGTTTGCTATCGTAAACTTGGATACACTAAACCGCTTCGAAAATGGTACAGAAGTAACACCAGCATTGTTGGTTGAATCTGGAATCATTAAAAATGAAAAATCAGGGATTAAAGTTTTGGGTAACGGTGTAGTTGAAAGAAAACTTACTGTTAAAGCAAGCAAATTCTCCGAAGCAGCAGAAAAAGCTATTGTTGCTGCTGGTGGTTCAATCGAGGTGATCTAA
- the secY gene encoding preprotein translocase subunit SecY — MFKVLSSALKEKDIRNKILFTLGVLIVFRLGTHITVPGVDAKAISSISGSGLFSMLDTFGGGALSQYSIFAMGVSPYITSSIVVQLLQMDIVPKLVEWSKQGEVGRKKLNQVTRYLTIVMAFVQSIGISFGFNSLSGMNLIRNPGTSTYLSIALILTAGTMLVMWMGEQITVKGFGNGVSMIIFSGIIARVPSGIIEFYNTEIRNAGSDLWKTILFTLALVIAIIAVVVLVVYFETAKRKIKISYSKRAAASDQSTFLPLKINSAGVIPVIFASSFIVTPQTIMGFFRTTQADQQWFKIMENVFNYEKPIGAVLYTVLIVVFTFFYAFIQVNPEKVAENLQKQGGYIPSVRPGKGTEDYISSVLMRLSTVGAVYLGLIALLPILAKILWSLPSSIGLGGTSLLIVVGVALESTRQLEGQMIKRSYLGFIQ, encoded by the coding sequence ATGTTTAAAGTACTGTCAAGTGCCTTAAAAGAAAAAGACATTAGAAATAAAATATTATTTACCTTAGGTGTATTAATCGTCTTTCGTCTAGGAACACATATAACTGTTCCTGGCGTTGATGCTAAAGCTATTTCCTCAATTTCAGGTTCGGGACTCTTTAGTATGTTAGATACCTTTGGTGGAGGTGCTTTAAGCCAATACTCTATTTTCGCAATGGGTGTATCGCCTTATATCACATCTTCAATCGTTGTTCAATTGTTACAAATGGATATTGTTCCTAAGTTGGTTGAATGGTCAAAACAAGGAGAAGTTGGTCGTAAAAAATTAAATCAAGTAACTAGATATTTAACAATTGTAATGGCATTTGTCCAATCAATTGGTATCTCTTTTGGATTTAATAGTTTGTCAGGAATGAATTTAATTAGAAATCCTGGGACATCAACTTACCTAAGTATTGCATTAATTTTAACTGCTGGAACAATGTTAGTTATGTGGATGGGTGAACAGATCACTGTTAAGGGATTTGGGAACGGCGTCTCTATGATTATCTTTTCTGGTATTATTGCCCGCGTGCCGTCTGGTATTATTGAATTTTATAATACTGAGATTAGAAATGCTGGATCAGACCTTTGGAAAACAATCTTATTCACTCTTGCATTAGTTATTGCAATTATTGCAGTTGTTGTATTGGTTGTATACTTTGAAACAGCAAAACGTAAAATAAAAATTTCCTACTCGAAACGTGCAGCGGCCTCAGACCAAAGTACTTTCTTACCGTTGAAAATCAACTCTGCTGGGGTTATTCCAGTTATCTTTGCAAGTTCATTTATTGTAACTCCGCAAACGATTATGGGATTCTTCCGTACAACGCAAGCTGATCAACAATGGTTTAAGATTATGGAAAATGTTTTTAATTACGAAAAACCAATTGGTGCGGTTTTGTATACAGTACTAATTGTTGTCTTTACTTTCTTCTATGCATTCATTCAGGTGAATCCAGAGAAAGTTGCTGAAAACTTACAAAAACAAGGTGGCTATATTCCAAGTGTACGTCCTGGTAAAGGAACTGAAGATTATATTTCAAGCGTCTTAATGCGTTTGAGTACAGTCGGAGCGGTATACTTAGGTCTAATTGCTTTACTTCCAATTTTGGCTAAAATTCTTTGGAGTTTGCCATCATCTATTGGTCTTGGTGGAACAAGTCTACTTATCGTAGTCGGAGTTGCATTAGAATCAACTAGACAATTAGAAGGACAAATGATTAAACGTAGTTATCTAGGCTTTATACAATAA
- the infA gene encoding translation initiation factor IF-1: MAKDDVIEIEGTVVETLPNAMFKVELENGHVVLAHVSGKIRMHYIRILPGDKVTVELSPYDLTRGRITYRFK, translated from the coding sequence GTGGCTAAAGACGATGTCATTGAAATTGAAGGAACAGTCGTTGAAACTTTGCCGAATGCAATGTTTAAAGTAGAACTTGAAAATGGCCATGTTGTATTGGCACATGTTTCAGGAAAAATACGTATGCACTACATTCGTATTTTACCTGGAGACAAGGTAACTGTAGAGTTGTCACCGTATGATTTAACTCGCGGTCGCATTACCTACCGCTTTAAATAA
- a CDS encoding adenylate kinase — translation MNLILMGLPGAGKGTQAEQIVDTYKIPHISTGDMFRAAMKNETALGLKAKAYMDKGDLVPDEVTNGIVKERLAESDTNNGFLLDGFPRTLNQAEALEQILNDLGKKIDAVINIHVDKDILMERLTGRIICRTCGATYHKVFNPPTVEGTCDRCGGHDFYQRDDDKPETVENRINVNLELTEPLLDFYETRHVLNTVKGDQDIQDVFKEVQAIIEK, via the coding sequence ATGAATCTCATTTTAATGGGTCTTCCTGGTGCTGGTAAAGGAACACAAGCTGAACAAATTGTGGATACTTATAAAATTCCGCATATTTCGACTGGCGATATGTTTCGTGCTGCAATGAAAAATGAAACAGCCTTAGGTCTTAAAGCGAAAGCGTATATGGATAAAGGCGATTTAGTACCAGACGAAGTAACAAACGGGATTGTAAAAGAACGTTTGGCAGAATCTGATACTAACAATGGTTTCTTATTAGACGGTTTTCCAAGAACTTTGAACCAAGCAGAAGCTTTGGAACAAATCTTGAATGATCTAGGTAAGAAAATCGATGCCGTTATTAACATTCACGTTGATAAAGACATTTTGATGGAACGCTTAACAGGACGTATCATCTGTCGTACATGTGGAGCTACTTATCATAAAGTATTTAATCCACCAACTGTTGAAGGAACTTGTGACCGCTGTGGTGGCCATGATTTCTACCAACGAGACGATGACAAACCTGAAACAGTGGAAAACAGAATTAATGTTAACCTTGAGTTAACAGAACCTTTGTTAGACTTTTATGAAACACGCCATGTATTGAACACTGTTAAAGGTGATCAAGATATTCAAGACGTTTTCAAAGAAGTACAAGCAATTATTGAAAAATAG
- a CDS encoding DNA-directed RNA polymerase subunit alpha, whose amino-acid sequence MIEIEKPRINTIEISDDAKFGKFVVEPLERGYGTTLGNSLRRILLSSLPGAAVTTIQIDGVLHEFSTIDGVVEDVTSIILNIKKLALKLYSGEDKTIEIDVKGPAVVTAADITYDSDVEILNPDLYICTVAEGARFHVRLTAKQGRGYARAEHNKHDDMPIGVLPVDSIYTPVSRVNYQVENTRVGQKDNFDKLTLDVWADGSISPEDAVSLAAKILTEHLDIFVNLSDEARKVEIMVEKEETHKEKMLEMTIEELDLSVRSYNCLKRAGINSVQELTDKSEAEMIKVRNLGRKSLEEVKFKLAELSLGLRQDD is encoded by the coding sequence ATGATCGAAATTGAAAAACCAAGAATTAATACGATTGAGATCAGCGATGATGCCAAATTTGGTAAATTCGTTGTAGAGCCACTTGAACGCGGTTATGGTACTACGCTAGGGAATTCTCTACGTCGTATTTTGTTGTCTTCTCTTCCAGGAGCAGCAGTCACTACTATTCAGATAGATGGTGTGTTACACGAATTTTCTACAATCGATGGGGTTGTTGAAGATGTAACTTCAATCATTTTGAATATTAAAAAACTTGCACTCAAGTTATATTCTGGTGAAGATAAAACGATTGAAATCGATGTGAAAGGTCCAGCCGTAGTTACAGCAGCCGATATCACTTATGATAGCGATGTTGAAATCTTAAACCCTGACTTGTACATTTGTACCGTAGCTGAAGGCGCACGTTTTCACGTTCGTTTAACTGCGAAACAAGGTAGAGGTTATGCAAGAGCTGAACATAATAAACATGATGATATGCCAATTGGTGTATTACCAGTCGACTCGATTTACACCCCAGTTAGTCGTGTGAACTATCAAGTAGAAAATACTCGAGTGGGTCAAAAAGATAACTTTGATAAATTAACGCTTGATGTATGGGCAGATGGTTCAATTAGCCCAGAAGATGCTGTAAGTTTAGCAGCAAAAATCTTAACCGAGCATTTAGATATCTTCGTAAATCTATCTGACGAAGCTCGTAAAGTTGAAATCATGGTAGAAAAAGAAGAAACTCATAAAGAAAAAATGCTTGAGATGACAATTGAAGAATTGGATCTATCTGTACGTTCATATAACTGTTTGAAACGTGCTGGTATTAATTCCGTTCAAGAATTGACAGATAAATCTGAAGCTGAAATGATTAAAGTACGCAATCTAGGACGTAAATCACTTGAAGAAGTGAAATTTAAATTAGCTGAGCTAAGTTTAGGTCTACGTCAAGACGATTAG
- the rpmJ gene encoding 50S ribosomal protein L36 translates to MKVRPSVKPICEKCKVIRRNGRVMVICENPKHKQRQG, encoded by the coding sequence ATGAAAGTAAGACCATCAGTAAAACCAATTTGTGAAAAATGCAAAGTTATCCGTCGTAATGGACGTGTTATGGTGATTTGTGAAAATCCTAAACACAAACAACGTCAAGGATAA
- a CDS encoding PTS sugar transporter subunit IIA, with translation MTMIHTNTIRLGAEFKTKEEAIRATGELLVAAGAVEESYIQSMLEREETVSTYMGNFIAIPHGTDASKGTIKKTMISIVVVPEGIDFSDIPDEKKVFVLFGIAGIGDEHLDLLSKIAIFCSEMSNVEQLILAETPEAVIALLENIED, from the coding sequence ATGACTATGATTCATACAAATACAATTCGTTTAGGTGCTGAGTTTAAGACAAAGGAAGAAGCTATACGTGCTACTGGAGAACTTTTGGTAGCAGCTGGAGCAGTTGAGGAAAGTTATATCCAAAGTATGTTAGAAAGAGAGGAAACCGTTTCTACGTATATGGGAAACTTTATTGCGATTCCTCATGGCACAGATGCATCAAAAGGCACAATTAAAAAAACGATGATTTCAATTGTAGTGGTTCCTGAAGGGATTGATTTTTCAGATATTCCCGATGAGAAGAAAGTTTTTGTATTATTTGGAATAGCTGGAATTGGGGATGAACATTTGGACTTGCTTTCTAAAATTGCGATTTTCTGTTCAGAAATGAGTAATGTCGAGCAATTAATTTTGGCAGAAACACCCGAAGCAGTTATTGCGTTATTAGAAAATATCGAAGATTAG
- a CDS encoding BglG family transcription antiterminator — protein sequence MYFSVREKQLLELLLLNQHGVTLETLMRELGVSKRTIYREIATIEDTLVRYHLRLNKKLSSGFYLEGEIADIAHLKKELYQTVQIMNSRERQSYLTCLLLLTQNQEKLSGLAMDLNVSVGTITSDLTRIAQIISEFQMTLHRGKGKSVMITGDEESLRLLVSGLITSELNDYEFLEMLGHVDEENYNQQSKTMPFLNLLDEGMLVFATKVTLDSQQTFVGEITDTGLKQFIIILTLSLMRIKAGYSLQSMKTAAKELVPFSKAIGEFIAEQVNEQTNLELNQIEKEFLCRSINGARFFSKKSLFSDEYDFELVYQVKQLIRLVSDGVEWDFTKDYTLFNGLLTHIGSSLIRTLTPVHQSTDNLLASIRERYPRIYDSVMSSLWSVFPKNYFSENDRIYLVIHFASSLENNQVLHELKTLVICSSGIGTSKMLENRLYKNFPEMKEIDVIPLSQIQNQDLTKFDFIFSTIVLPGFTSQYQLITPLLLKEEVQVIRTLIEENNIRMKQHKKNVPLETAVGERKPVKALQDMYDLTSKALHLVEMMSIIPALEDTVEEVLVTICQRLEEAGILTNGTEIQQQLLKRMTLAPIGLPNTKMALFHTSSPFVMKSYFGIYQLQQPIEIMGIDHVPIKMERILLMLAPKPLPLIDQELLGLISSTLIEDEKNMKLFDEGIESAIREKLERIFSRYIQEKLR from the coding sequence GTGTATTTCTCAGTTAGAGAAAAGCAATTACTAGAATTATTACTTTTAAATCAACATGGGGTGACTTTAGAAACCTTGATGCGAGAACTAGGAGTGAGTAAGCGAACTATCTATCGTGAAATTGCAACAATTGAAGATACACTTGTTCGCTATCATTTGAGACTAAATAAAAAATTAAGTAGTGGATTTTATTTGGAAGGTGAAATAGCCGATATCGCTCATTTGAAAAAAGAGTTGTATCAAACAGTCCAAATAATGAACAGTCGTGAACGACAAAGTTATTTAACTTGCTTACTGTTGCTGACTCAGAATCAAGAAAAGTTATCTGGGTTAGCAATGGATTTGAATGTAAGTGTAGGAACAATAACGTCAGATTTAACTAGAATTGCTCAAATTATTAGCGAATTTCAAATGACTCTTCATCGCGGTAAAGGTAAGTCTGTTATGATTACTGGAGACGAAGAATCGTTAAGGCTATTGGTAAGTGGACTGATTACTAGTGAACTTAATGACTATGAATTTTTAGAAATGTTGGGACATGTAGACGAAGAAAATTATAACCAGCAAAGTAAGACGATGCCATTTTTAAATTTGCTGGATGAGGGCATGTTAGTTTTTGCTACGAAAGTTACGCTTGATAGTCAACAAACTTTTGTTGGGGAAATTACGGATACAGGACTAAAGCAGTTTATTATTATTTTGACATTAAGTTTAATGCGTATAAAGGCAGGTTATTCACTTCAATCAATGAAGACAGCTGCTAAAGAATTAGTTCCATTTTCTAAAGCGATTGGTGAATTTATAGCAGAGCAAGTAAATGAACAAACGAACCTTGAATTAAATCAAATTGAAAAAGAGTTTTTATGTAGAAGTATCAATGGTGCGCGTTTTTTTTCTAAGAAGTCATTATTTTCAGATGAGTATGATTTTGAATTAGTTTATCAAGTAAAGCAGTTAATTCGTTTGGTCTCTGACGGGGTTGAATGGGATTTTACAAAAGATTATACATTATTTAATGGTTTATTGACCCATATTGGATCTTCGTTAATTCGTACGTTAACGCCAGTACATCAAAGCACAGATAATTTATTAGCTAGTATCAGAGAACGTTATCCTCGAATTTATGATAGTGTGATGTCAAGCTTGTGGTCGGTATTTCCCAAAAATTATTTTTCAGAGAATGATCGAATTTATCTAGTGATTCATTTTGCTTCTTCATTGGAAAATAACCAAGTTCTTCATGAGCTAAAAACGTTGGTAATCTGTTCAAGTGGAATTGGGACATCTAAAATGTTAGAAAATCGTTTGTATAAAAACTTTCCAGAAATGAAAGAAATCGATGTTATCCCATTATCACAAATTCAAAATCAAGATTTAACCAAATTTGATTTTATTTTTTCGACGATTGTTTTACCGGGATTTACTAGTCAGTATCAGTTGATCACACCTCTACTTTTAAAAGAAGAAGTTCAAGTGATTCGGACTTTAATTGAGGAGAACAACATCCGAATGAAGCAGCATAAAAAGAATGTGCCGCTAGAAACAGCTGTTGGAGAGAGAAAACCAGTTAAAGCATTACAGGATATGTACGATTTAACGAGCAAAGCTTTACATCTTGTAGAGATGATGTCGATTATTCCAGCCTTGGAGGATACTGTGGAAGAGGTTTTGGTGACTATTTGTCAACGACTTGAAGAAGCAGGGATTTTAACAAATGGAACTGAAATTCAGCAGCAATTATTAAAGCGAATGACGTTAGCCCCAATCGGATTGCCAAATACAAAAATGGCTTTATTTCATACAAGTAGTCCTTTTGTGATGAAAAGTTATTTTGGTATCTACCAATTACAACAGCCGATAGAAATTATGGGAATTGATCATGTGCCTATCAAAATGGAACGAATATTATTAATGTTAGCACCAAAGCCGCTGCCATTAATCGACCAAGAATTATTGGGCTTGATTAGTAGCACGCTGATTGAAGATGAAAAGAATATGAAATTGTTTGATGAAGGAATAGAAAGTGCAATTCGTGAAAAATTAGAACGAATATTCAGTCGCTATATTCAAGAAAAATTAAGATAA